The Mycteria americana isolate JAX WOST 10 ecotype Jacksonville Zoo and Gardens chromosome 18, USCA_MyAme_1.0, whole genome shotgun sequence genome window below encodes:
- the RER1 gene encoding protein RER1, with product MSEGDSIGESVHGKPSVVYRFFSRLGQIYQSWLDKSTPYTAVRWIVTLGLSFIYMIRVYLLQGWYIVTYALGIYHLNLFIAFLSPKVDPSLMEDSDDGPSLPTRQNEEFRPFIRRLPEFKFWHSATKGILVAMACTFFEAFNVPVFWPILVMYFIMLFCITMKRQIKHMIKYRYIPFTHGKRKYKGKEDVGKTFAS from the exons ATGTCAGAAGGGGACAGTATTGGTGAGTCTGTTCATGGAAAGCCTTCTGTGGTCTATAGATTTTTCTCAAGACTTGGACAG ATCTACCAATCCTGGTTAGACAAATCTACTCCATATACTGCAGTGCGATGGATTGTAACTTTGGGTCTGAGTTTTATCTACATGATTAGAGTTTATTTACTGCAG GGTTGGTACATTGTGACATATGCCTTGGGAATCTACCATCTAAATCTCTTCATAGCTTTCTTGTCGCCAAAGGTAGACCCCTCTTTAATGGAAGATTCAG atgatgGTCCTTCCTTACCTACAAGGCAAAATGAAGAATTTCGGCCTTTCATTAGAAGGCTCCCAGAGTTTAAATTCTG gcaCTCTGCCACTAAAGGAATCCTGGTTGCTATGGCATGTACATTCTTCGAGGCTTTCAACGTTCCTGTTTTTTGGCCAATCCTTGTGATGTACTTCATTATGCTATTTTGTATCACTATGAAGAGGCAAATCAAG CACATGATAAAGTACAGATATATACCCTTCACACATGGCAAGAGGAAATACAAAGGGAAAGAAGATGTGGGAAAGACCTTTGCTAGCTAG